Genomic DNA from Methylocystis sp. MJC1:
AAGTCCGATAGCTGACGCGGCGGTGCTCCCAACCAGCGTAGTAAGGACTTGCTCTGGAATGCTAAGCTTCTGAGCGCCAGCCGCGATCAGAAGGCCAAAGACGGCAATCGAATATCCAACAAAATACTTAAATACCAAGCTGGCATATCGCCAACGTAGTTTTCTGTTTACTCTCTTATCTCTGTTTGACTGCTCAACCGAGTTGATTTGAGCTCTTCGCTCGCGGTTAGCAAGGGTTTTGTCCTCTAAATTATCCCGCTCGTCGGCAACTTTCTTATTTTCGACAGCCTGGACGCCTGACGAGATGCTTTCTAGAGGAACTGGAGGCCTGTTAGGCGCTTGCGAGGTCTGCAAAGTAATCCCAAATAAAGTTGTTATTTATTACTTTGTTTTTTCCGCGCTCGTAGGTGTTGCTCCACGGACTCTGTGGCGCATGGGTCAATGCTGAGAGCTGAAAGGCTTCGAATCCGCGGTACTGTTCCCAAACCTTGTCGATCACGGCAAGCTCTTTTTCGTCGAGCGAGGCGATCGCGGGACCATCGTCGTCGGACGGGAAAGGAGTGTCGTCACCCCAACAAATCAGTCTTGTAACTGTGCTTTTGCCGTATTTTGAGAGAGCATTGTAGAGTTTACGCACAACAGGGCCAAACTCCCACGCTTCGAATTCGTCTTCGATAAGCTCCCTGCCGTTTACCGCAAGGTTCCATCCGTGCGCCAAGTAGACAAGCTTCTGCAAATGCATTTGAGTCAGGGCCCGCTGCTCATCGCGCGCCCTTTTAAGAAACTCGTTTGCGATCGCTAACGAAGAATGCATTGTCTCGATTTCAGCGGTTAAGCCACTAAGGGTCA
This window encodes:
- a CDS encoding Panacea domain-containing protein, which encodes MSRGLGEANQRNGLGLTLSGLTAEIETMHSSLAIANEFLKRARDEQRALTQMHLQKLVYLAHGWNLAVNGRELIEDEFEAWEFGPVVRKLYNALSKYGKSTVTRLICWGDDTPFPSDDDGPAIASLDEKELAVIDKVWEQYRGFEAFQLSALTHAPQSPWSNTYERGKNKVINNNFIWDYFADLASA